One region of Archocentrus centrarchus isolate MPI-CPG fArcCen1 chromosome 6, fArcCen1, whole genome shotgun sequence genomic DNA includes:
- the syt9b gene encoding LOW QUALITY PROTEIN: synaptotagmin-9b (The sequence of the model RefSeq protein was modified relative to this genomic sequence to represent the inferred CDS: inserted 4 bases in 4 codons; deleted 4 bases in 2 codons) — MPAEREDEICRKALELLSDLCSKGEVQDDNCLDFIYYFRDLVRPRYTDSDVSVSLLSLLVTTCGLALXSVSLFVSWKLCWVPLSGRFLPDVLKGAHFLGGNQQPVLTEVDGGGKEYSEDGCVKEPSGXPSGVPVPESALKISHTSPDIPLETQTKVEKNQVHTSGQGQGSEADTEPTSSVRHNSFRRQMNLSNPDFNPAQFQRRRSLSGVGRIKPELYKQRSVDAEDGHRTSSCGRLHFILKXDFDLEQLIVKIHKAQDLPAKDFSGTSDPYVKIYLLPDAQPSTQNKVHRKTLXPVFDEVFLFPVAYAELSNRKLHFSIYDFDRFSRHDLIGQVVVDNFLDLSDFPRETKLSRDIQYVTSDNVDLGELMFSLCYLPTAGRLTITIIKARNLKAMDITGASDPYVKVSLMCDGRRLKKRKTSTKRNTLNPVYNEAIVFDVPPESIDQISLLIAVMDYDRVGHNEVIGVCRVGSEAESLGRDHWNEMLTYPRKPIAHWHPLVEWVGQGATVSGSQGGSTNSLKTPPSP, encoded by the exons ATGTATCGGTGAGCCTGTTGTCTCTGCTGGTGACCACCTGTGGCCTGGCTC TCAGCGTCTCCCTCTTTGTGTCATGGAAGCTCTGCTGGGTGCCGCTAAGCGGTCGCTTCCTCCCAGATGTCCTCAAGGGGGCACACTTCTTGGGA GGGAACCAACAACCTGTCCTCACAGAG GTGGACGGAGGAGGAAAGGAATACAGTGAAGATGGCTGTGTGAAGGAGCCTTCGG CCCCTTCTGGTGTTCCTGTCCCGGAGTCGGCCCTGAAGATAAGCCACACGTCACCTGACATCCCGCTGGAAACCCAGACCAAGGTGGAGAAAAACCAGGTTCACACCTCTGGCCAGGGACAGGGTTCAGAGGCAGATACTGAGCCTACCTCGTCTGTACG GCACAACTCCTTTCGTCGTCAAATGAACTTATCCAATCCTGACTTCAACCCTGCTCAGTTCCAGCGCCGGAGGTCTTTGTCTGGTGTGGGTCGG ATCAAACCAGAACTTTACAAGCAGCGCTCAGTAGATGCAGAAGATGGCCATAGAACCAGCAGCTGCGGGCGCCTTCACTTTATCCTTA TTGACTTTGACCTGGAGCAGCTGATCGTGAAGATCCACAAGGCCCAGGACCTTCCTGCCAAGGACTTCTCAGGGACCTCTGATCCTTACGTCAAGATCTACCTGCTGCCCGACGCACAACCAAGCACCCAGAACAAGGTGCACCGCAAGACAC AACCAGTATTCGATGAAGTGTTCCTCTTTCCCGTGGCATACGCCGAGCTGTCGAACCGTAAGCTGCACTTCAGCATCTACGACTTTGACAGGTTCTCTCGCCATGATTTGATTGGCCAAGTGGTGGTGGACAACTTCTTGGATCTTTCCGACTTTCCCCGGGAGACAAAACTGAGCCGGGACATACAATATGTAACCTCG GACAATGTGGACCTTGGAGAGCTGATGTTCTCACTGTGTTATCTCCCAACGGCTGGCAGGCTTACCATCACAATCATTAAAGCCAGAAATCTCAAAGCCATGGACATCACTGGAGCTTCAG ATCCATATGTGAAAGTGTCTCTGATGTGTGATGGTCGAAGGCTAAAGAAGAGAAAGACATCGACTAAGCGTAACACTCTGAACCCGGTGTACAATGAAGCCATTGTGTTTGATGTTCCTCCTGAAAGTATTGATCAGATCAGCCTGCTGATAGCTGTCATGGACTACGATCG GGTTGGACATAACGAAGTGATCGGGGTGTGCAGGGTGGGCAGCGAGGCCGAGAGCCTGGGCCGGGACCACTGGAACGAGATGCTGACGTACCCGCGAAAGCCAATTGCACACTGGCACCCGCTCGTGGAG TGGGTCGGACAGGGAGCGACAGTGAGTGGGAGCCAAGGAGGATCCACCAATTCCCTGAAGACACCACCATCAccataa